A window from Bacteroidota bacterium encodes these proteins:
- a CDS encoding sugar kinase, whose protein sequence is MSKKVVTLGEIMLRLSTPDFKRFVQADTFDITYGGGEANVAAALCNYGLNGTFVTKVPNNPIGQSAINHLRRYGVDTQFVVRGGERLGIYFLETGASMRASQVVYDRAGASIADVNIDEFDWDKIFAGADWFHTTGITPALSDKAAALTEAALKAAKAKGIITSIDLNYRKKLWSKEKAREVMTKLCMFVDVCIGNEEDADTTLGFKAAHTDVTKGELNLDGYKDVFKQMKDKFGFKFIASSLRESYSASDNGWSALVYDGKDFHHTKKYNVRIVDRVGSGDSFASGLIYGLVTSMSMPDAAEFGVAASALKHTIPGDLNHATLSDVKELMKGDGSGRVQR, encoded by the coding sequence ATGTCAAAGAAAGTAGTAACACTTGGGGAAATTATGTTGCGTTTGTCAACACCAGACTTTAAAAGATTTGTTCAGGCCGATACATTTGATATTACATATGGCGGCGGTGAGGCCAATGTAGCTGCGGCATTATGCAACTACGGATTGAACGGAACATTTGTAACTAAAGTTCCTAATAACCCGATTGGTCAATCAGCAATTAATCATCTGCGTCGTTATGGCGTAGATACACAGTTTGTAGTAAGAGGTGGTGAAAGGTTGGGGATCTATTTCCTGGAAACAGGTGCTTCTATGCGGGCATCACAGGTGGTATATGACAGGGCTGGTGCCTCTATTGCTGATGTAAATATTGACGAATTTGATTGGGATAAAATTTTTGCCGGTGCTGACTGGTTTCATACAACCGGCATCACACCTGCATTGAGCGATAAAGCTGCTGCATTAACTGAAGCTGCATTAAAAGCGGCAAAAGCGAAAGGTATTATAACGAGCATTGACCTCAACTATCGTAAAAAACTTTGGAGCAAAGAAAAAGCAAGAGAAGTAATGACAAAGCTTTGCATGTTTGTGGATGTATGTATCGGAAATGAAGAAGATGCGGATACAACATTAGGTTTTAAAGCAGCGCATACTGATGTAACAAAAGGCGAACTAAACCTCGACGGATATAAAGACGTATTCAAGCAAATGAAAGATAAGTTCGGATTTAAATTTATTGCTTCATCACTTCGTGAAAGCTACAGCGCAAGTGATAATGGATGGAGTGCATTAGTATACGACGGCAAAGATTTTCATCATACCAAAAAATATAATGTTCGCATTGTTGACCGTGTGGGTAGCGGCGATTCATTTGCAAGTGGTTTGATCTATGGGTTGGTTACAAGTATGTCGATGCCGGATGCAGCTGAGTTTGGTGTAGCAGCAAGTGCA
- the kduI gene encoding 5-dehydro-4-deoxy-D-glucuronate isomerase — protein MNVRFAVSQNETKQMNTEQLRENFLVENLFSDDVINLVYTHYDRVIIGGVKPVNKTIELPNHPELRADYFLERRELGIINVGADGVVIADGKEFTLRKLDCLYLGKGTQKVKFKSKGKKESAIFYLLSAPAHHKYPNRILVREKADPVQLGAAETANKRTVYKYIHLNGLKSCQLVMGLTVLEPGSVWNSIPPHTHTRRMEVYLYFDLPAEHRIMHFMGEPQQTRHLIMANNEAVISPPWSTHYGCGTYNYGFIWGMAGENLVYTDMDPAPVATLK, from the coding sequence ATGAATGTACGGTTTGCTGTCAGCCAGAATGAAACCAAACAAATGAACACGGAACAGCTCCGTGAGAATTTTTTGGTAGAAAATTTATTTTCAGACGATGTGATAAATCTCGTTTATACGCATTACGACCGGGTGATAATCGGTGGTGTTAAACCCGTAAATAAAACGATCGAACTCCCCAATCATCCAGAACTGCGTGCAGATTATTTCTTAGAAAGGAGAGAACTGGGTATTATAAATGTAGGAGCGGATGGAGTTGTAATTGCAGACGGAAAAGAATTTACCCTGCGGAAACTGGATTGCTTATATCTTGGTAAAGGAACACAAAAAGTAAAGTTTAAATCAAAAGGTAAAAAAGAATCAGCAATTTTCTATTTATTATCTGCCCCAGCACATCATAAATATCCTAACAGGATATTGGTAAGAGAAAAAGCTGACCCTGTTCAATTGGGGGCTGCTGAAACAGCTAATAAAAGAACTGTTTATAAATACATTCATCTTAATGGCTTAAAAAGCTGCCAGCTCGTAATGGGATTAACTGTTCTTGAGCCGGGCAGTGTCTGGAATTCTATTCCACCGCATACACATACAAGAAGAATGGAAGTGTACTTATACTTTGATCTACCTGCTGAGCACCGCATCATGCATTTTATGGGAGAGCCTCAACAAACAAGGCATTTGATAATGGCAAATAATGAAGCCGTTATATCTCCGCCATGGAGTACACACTATGGATGTGGAACTTATAATTATGGGTTCATCTGGGGGATGGCGGGAGAGAACCTTGTGTATACTGATATGGACCCCGCACCGGTAGCAACTTTAAAATAA
- the uxaC gene encoding glucuronate isomerase — protein MKKFLDENFLLETQTAQRLYHDYAKDMPIIDYHNHLPPDEIAADKNFENITKVWLNGDHYKWRAMRTNGIPEEFITGNKSDWEKFQKWSETVPYTMRNPLYHWTHLELQRYFDVNDVLNGDTARKIYDETSAKLLAKEYSVRGLLEMMKVKLICTTDDPVDNLEYHKKIQQSGWKVKVNPAFRPDKAMNVDDANTFNNYLTLLEKASDISISTYNDYLAALKKRHDYFVSNNCNVSDHGLEEIYAEDYTQTEIAGIFAKIRSGGSLTLEENRKFKSAMLVTFAEWDWEKGFVQQYHLGALRNNNSRMLKQLGPDTGWDSIGDFSQARALSKFLNKLDTNNKLAKTIIYNLNPADNELFATMIGNFNDGSAAGKIQWGSAWWFLDQKDGMTKQINALSNMGLLSKFLGMLTDSRSFLSFPRHEYFRRLLCNLFGEEIENGELPNDTGWIGKVIQDICYNNARDYFNLQYLDERTGVKQKTI, from the coding sequence ATGAAAAAATTCCTCGACGAAAATTTCCTGCTTGAAACGCAGACGGCGCAGCGTCTTTATCATGATTATGCCAAAGACATGCCTATCATTGATTATCACAATCACCTGCCGCCTGATGAAATAGCAGCTGATAAAAATTTTGAAAACATAACAAAGGTATGGCTGAATGGCGACCATTATAAATGGCGTGCCATGCGTACTAATGGCATACCGGAAGAATTTATAACAGGAAACAAAAGCGATTGGGAAAAATTTCAGAAATGGTCTGAGACTGTTCCTTACACTATGCGGAATCCTTTATATCATTGGACTCATCTCGAACTACAGCGTTATTTTGATGTGAATGATGTTTTAAATGGAGACACAGCAAGGAAGATCTATGATGAAACATCTGCTAAACTGCTGGCAAAAGAATACAGTGTAAGGGGATTGCTGGAAATGATGAAAGTAAAACTCATTTGTACAACCGATGATCCCGTTGATAATCTTGAATATCATAAGAAAATTCAACAAAGCGGTTGGAAGGTAAAAGTAAACCCGGCCTTCAGACCTGACAAAGCAATGAATGTAGATGATGCCAATACATTTAATAACTACCTTACTTTACTGGAAAAAGCATCTGATATTTCCATCAGCACTTACAATGATTATCTCGCTGCATTAAAAAAACGCCATGATTATTTTGTTTCCAATAATTGTAATGTAAGTGATCACGGACTGGAAGAAATTTATGCAGAGGACTATACGCAGACAGAAATCGCCGGCATTTTCGCCAAGATTCGTTCTGGTGGTTCATTAACGTTAGAGGAAAATAGAAAATTCAAATCGGCAATGCTGGTAACCTTTGCAGAATGGGATTGGGAAAAAGGATTTGTTCAGCAATATCATTTGGGTGCATTGCGTAATAATAATAGTCGCATGCTGAAGCAGCTCGGTCCTGATACCGGCTGGGATAGTATCGGTGATTTTTCACAGGCAAGGGCATTATCAAAATTTTTAAACAAGCTTGATACAAATAATAAGTTGGCGAAAACAATTATCTATAACCTCAACCCCGCCGATAATGAATTGTTTGCAACCATGATCGGTAATTTCAATGATGGTTCTGCTGCTGGTAAAATTCAGTGGGGCAGTGCCTGGTGGTTTTTAGATCAGAAGGATGGCATGACCAAACAAATAAATGCACTCAGCAATATGGGTTTGCTCAGCAAGTTTTTGGGCATGCTGACTGATAGCCGGAGCTTTCTCTCCTTCCCAAGACATGAATACTTCAGAAGGCTGCTTTGTAATTTATTTGGTGAAGAAATTGAAAATGGCGAGCTACCTAACGATACAGGATGGATAGGAAAGGTGATTCAGGATATTTGCTACAACAACGCCAGGGATTATTTCAACTTACAGTACCTTGATGAAAGAACAGGTGTTAAACAAAAGACTATTTAA
- a CDS encoding altronate dehydratase, with protein sequence MKHKVLKVNPKDNVIVALSNLLKGETISFEGEEYVLQENINAKHKFFTKDFNAGDEIIMYGVLVGKAQNFIPRGGLMTTTNTKHAADPFVYRASKYEWHAPDVSKFKGRTFNGYHRSDGRVGTANYWLFIPTVFCENRNLDVIREALHNELGYAVTDKYKSYTHQLIEAYKEGKDITSIDIFSTPSHKSNGNRPFKNVDGIKFLNHQGGCGGTRQDAGILGKLLAAYADHPNVAGVTVLSLGCQNLQVQDLVNDLKQRNPKFDKPLYIFEQQQSQSEEQLIAESIRKTFEGLIEINKFERKPATLDKLCIGVKCGGSDGFSGISANPAVGYASDLVVALGGKVLLAEFPELCGAEQDLIDRTKDEAAAKKFIYLMTAYNDAAHKVGSGFHMNPSPGNIKDGLITDAIKSNGAAKKGGSSPVEDVLDYTEPATKPGLNLVCTPGNDVEATTGKAASGATLILFTTGLGTPTGNPVCPTIKVSTNSSLTKRMNDIIDIDCGPIVEGDKTIQQMGEEILEYCIKAASGEVIPKAVLLNQDDFIPWKRGVSL encoded by the coding sequence ATGAAGCATAAAGTATTAAAAGTTAATCCGAAGGATAATGTGATCGTAGCGTTGAGTAATCTTTTAAAAGGCGAAACGATCTCTTTCGAGGGAGAAGAATATGTGTTGCAGGAAAATATAAATGCAAAGCACAAATTTTTTACAAAAGACTTTAATGCCGGCGATGAAATAATAATGTATGGTGTGCTGGTTGGTAAGGCACAGAATTTTATTCCCCGTGGTGGATTGATGACGACCACGAATACTAAGCATGCCGCTGACCCGTTTGTTTACCGTGCCTCGAAATATGAATGGCATGCACCCGATGTTTCAAAATTTAAGGGAAGAACTTTCAATGGCTATCACCGCAGCGATGGAAGAGTAGGCACGGCCAATTACTGGTTATTTATTCCAACTGTGTTTTGTGAGAACAGGAACCTGGATGTGATCCGTGAAGCATTGCACAATGAATTAGGTTATGCTGTTACAGATAAATATAAAAGCTATACGCATCAGCTTATTGAAGCATACAAAGAAGGAAAAGACATTACGTCGATCGATATTTTTTCTACGCCGTCACATAAATCAAATGGAAACAGGCCCTTTAAAAATGTAGATGGTATAAAATTTTTAAATCATCAGGGTGGGTGTGGTGGAACAAGACAGGATGCAGGTATACTGGGAAAATTATTAGCTGCTTATGCTGACCATCCGAATGTGGCTGGTGTTACAGTTTTAAGTTTAGGTTGTCAGAATTTACAGGTACAGGATCTTGTAAATGATCTGAAACAACGCAATCCAAAATTTGATAAACCTCTTTATATTTTTGAACAGCAGCAATCACAAAGTGAAGAACAGCTGATTGCTGAATCAATTCGTAAAACATTTGAAGGATTAATTGAAATAAATAAGTTTGAACGCAAACCAGCTACTCTTGATAAATTGTGTATCGGTGTGAAATGTGGGGGCAGTGATGGTTTTAGTGGCATCAGTGCCAATCCTGCTGTTGGTTATGCTTCTGACCTCGTAGTAGCATTGGGGGGTAAAGTTTTGCTGGCAGAATTTCCAGAACTCTGCGGAGCCGAACAGGATCTGATTGATCGGACAAAAGATGAAGCGGCTGCAAAAAAATTTATTTATTTAATGACGGCCTATAATGATGCTGCACATAAAGTAGGTTCTGGCTTTCATATGAATCCTTCTCCGGGAAATATTAAAGATGGGTTGATAACAGATGCCATTAAAAGTAATGGTGCTGCAAAAAAAGGAGGCAGCTCACCAGTAGAAGATGTGCTGGATTATACAGAGCCTGCAACCAAACCGGGATTGAATTTAGTTTGTACACCCGGTAATGATGTGGAAGCGACAACAGGTAAAGCAGCAAGCGGAGCTACATTAATATTATTTACTACAGGACTTGGTACACCAACCGGTAATCCTGTTTGTCCTACTATAAAAGTTTCTACCAACAGCAGTCTTACGAAAAGAATGAATGATATCATCGATATTGACTGCGGCCCGATCGTAGAAGGAGATAAAACAATTCAGCAAATGGGAGAGGAGATATTGGAATATTGCATCAAAGCAGCAAGTGGCGAAGTAATTCCTAAAGCTGTGCTGTTAAACCAGGATGATTTTATTCCATGGAAACGGGGTGTGAGTTTGTAA
- a CDS encoding tagaturonate reductase — MQLSKSLLSQLNGAIKSKPAENLFQLPEKVLQFGTGVLLRGLPDYFIDKANKQNVFNGRVVVVKSTDSSGADAFDVQDGLYTHCIRGLHEQKMVDEFIVNSSISRVLSAATQWKEVLACAANPDLEVVISNTTEVGIVLLPDDNIKGNPPQSFPGKLLAFLSERYKKFNGDINKGLVIVPTELITDNGNKLQSIVMELAHLNKFDYAFIDWLENANSFCNTLVDRIVPGKLPAEQQKEAEGKLGYKDELMIMSEPYSLWAVESTNKKVQDVLSFAKTDSGMVITDDINKFRELKLRLLNGTHTFSCGLAHLAGFETVKEAMSDKTMGLYVYDLMVHEAAACITNGKISQLEALEFANSVIERFRNPFIDHKWISITLNYTYKMKTRNVPLLMEHYRRDLFIPSHMAMGFAAYILFMKCEPSESGKYYGENNGVIYPVQDDQAAYFHKQWKSDSLNELVITVLGNEELWGEDLNSLPGFALAVTNYMESFIQKGVIATIKEYQVNRDKVESHEA; from the coding sequence ATGCAATTATCGAAGAGTTTACTATCGCAACTGAATGGTGCGATTAAATCAAAGCCTGCTGAAAATTTATTTCAGTTGCCGGAAAAAGTATTACAGTTTGGAACAGGTGTACTCCTGCGTGGCTTGCCTGATTATTTTATTGATAAAGCAAATAAGCAGAATGTTTTCAACGGCCGTGTGGTGGTGGTAAAATCAACCGACAGCAGCGGCGCCGATGCATTTGATGTACAGGATGGATTGTATACGCATTGCATTCGTGGATTGCATGAACAAAAAATGGTAGATGAGTTTATTGTAAATTCTTCAATCAGCAGGGTGTTATCTGCAGCAACACAATGGAAAGAGGTTTTAGCTTGCGCTGCCAATCCTGATCTGGAGGTAGTAATATCAAACACAACTGAAGTTGGTATTGTGCTTCTGCCCGATGATAATATTAAAGGGAACCCGCCTCAGTCATTTCCCGGAAAGTTGCTGGCATTTTTGAGCGAACGCTATAAAAAATTTAATGGTGATATAAATAAAGGATTGGTGATAGTGCCGACAGAGTTGATAACTGATAATGGGAACAAACTTCAATCCATCGTGATGGAGCTGGCACATCTCAATAAATTTGATTACGCATTTATTGATTGGTTGGAGAATGCGAACAGCTTCTGCAATACACTTGTTGATAGAATTGTGCCAGGAAAATTACCAGCGGAACAGCAGAAAGAAGCAGAAGGAAAACTGGGTTACAAAGATGAATTGATGATCATGAGTGAGCCTTATAGTTTATGGGCTGTTGAATCAACAAATAAAAAAGTGCAGGATGTTTTAAGTTTTGCAAAAACAGATAGCGGAATGGTGATTACCGATGATATTAATAAATTCCGTGAACTGAAATTGCGTTTACTGAATGGAACACATACATTCAGTTGTGGACTTGCTCATTTAGCAGGTTTTGAAACAGTAAAAGAAGCAATGAGTGATAAAACAATGGGGCTTTATGTGTATGACCTGATGGTGCATGAAGCTGCAGCCTGTATCACAAATGGAAAGATCTCACAACTTGAAGCATTGGAATTTGCCAACTCGGTAATTGAACGGTTCCGCAATCCTTTCATTGATCATAAATGGATAAGCATAACGTTGAATTATACTTATAAGATGAAGACAAGAAATGTTCCTTTACTGATGGAGCATTATCGCAGGGATCTATTTATACCATCACATATGGCAATGGGATTTGCAGCGTATATTCTGTTTATGAAATGTGAGCCCAGCGAAAGCGGTAAGTATTATGGAGAAAATAATGGTGTGATATATCCCGTGCAGGATGATCAGGCTGCTTATTTTCATAAGCAATGGAAAAGCGACAGCCTGAATGAGTTAGTAATAACAGTATTGGGTAACGAAGAATTATGGGGAGAAGATTTAAATTCGCTTCCGGGATTTGCCCTTGCTGTTACGAATTATATGGAATCATTTATCCAGAAAGGAGTGATAGCAACAATTAAAGAATACCAGGTAAATAGAGATAAAGTAGAAAGTCATGAAGCATAA